A genomic window from Periophthalmus magnuspinnatus isolate fPerMag1 chromosome 16, fPerMag1.2.pri, whole genome shotgun sequence includes:
- the LOC117384232 gene encoding E3 ubiquitin-protein ligase NHLRC1-like, with amino-acid sequence MAKKLKSSSCDRGHEVDILKDIQLNLLECKVCFKDFNQDYKPRHLLCGHVLCQECVLALAHPVLRKLECPFCRQLCTVDHTSNCQVLSDLQEMLLLHESRCALPPYNTEKSLSLETKLGSMSAVLGGWGTLINPVGLDVLGSLETIVIVHDGTHRVVVLSSKGKILNRFGSRGRDTWNIIYPLDVAVCPMGHVVITDGGDRAVKIYTSRGTHIITIKASFQLPWGVDTDSGGNIIVSDTMAGSLFQIKVDYCNSVDFECHTAVTNLENPKAVACVAVNGNIATVEHLKSNQHTRLKVFTNDFHIVYQNDSSSIRLQYDVCIHMSAVTFDPNGDVIVVDNSHGTIWSLGKPWHGSVPVPLVSANLIRPVALKFMNNKLIILDSGDHTVKIYNAASETGSTSQ; translated from the coding sequence ATGGCTAAGAAACTGAAATCTTCGAGTTGTGACCGTGGACATGAGGTGGATATTCTCAAGGACATTCAGTTGAACCTCCTGGAGTGTAAAGTCTGCTTTAAGGATTTTAACCAAGACTACAAACCCCGGCACCTTCTCTGCGGTCACGTCCTATGTCAGGAATGTGTTTTGGCCCTGGCCCACCCTGTCCTCAGGAAGCTGGAGTGCCCCTTTTGCAGACAGCTGTGCACTGTGGACCACACCTCCAACTGCCAAGTCCTAAGTGACCTCCAGGAGATGCTATTGTTGCATGAATCCAGGTGTGCTCTTCCACCCTACAATACAGAGAAGAGCTTAAGCTTGGAGACAAAATTGGGATCGATGTCTGCAGTTTTGGGAGGATGGGGTACTCTGATAAATCCAGTGGGACTTGATGTATTGGGGTCATTAGAAACAATTGTAATAGTACATGATGGGACACACAGAGTTGTGGTATTAAGCTCTAAAGGGAAAATTCTTAACAGATTCGGGTCAAGAGGAAGAGATACTTGGAATATTATTTACCCATTGGATGTGGCTGTGTGTCCTATGGGTCATGTGGTTATAACAGATGGAGGAGATAGAGCAGTGAAGATCTATACATCCAGAGGAACGCATATAATCACAATCAAGGCCTCATTTCAGCTTCCTTGGGGTGTGGACACAGACAGTGGTGGAAACATAATTGTATCAGACACCATGGCTGGCTCGctttttcaaataaaagtgGACTATTGTAACAGTGTTGATTTTGAATGTCACACAGCCGTTACTAACCTTGAGAATCCCAAAGCTGTAGCCTGTGTTGCCGTGAATGGGAATATTGCAACAGTAGAGCATTTAAAGAGCAACCAGCACACAAGACTTAAAGTATTTACAAATGACTTTCACATAGTCTATCAGAATGACAGCTCTAGCATAAGACTACAGTATGATGTTTGTATCCATATGTcagctgtgacctttgaccccaacGGTGATGTGATTGTGGTGGACAATAGTCATGGGACAATTTGGAGTTTGGGAAAACCTTGGCATGGGTCTGTTCCTGTACCTCTTGTAAGTGCCAATCTTATACGTCCCGTAGCATTGAAATTTATGAACAACAAACTCATTATACTGGACAGTGGAGACCATACAGTGAAGATTTATAATGCTGCATCTGAAACTGGGTCAACTAGCCAGTAG